One stretch of Chryseobacterium sp. LJ668 DNA includes these proteins:
- a CDS encoding type I restriction enzyme HsdR N-terminal domain-containing protein, protein MELPKLNFQETFDFKFKKDKDKFFIYDLVRKTYLLLTPEEWVRQHWIHYYLTVKSYSVSALITEKKIVLNGLTKRIDLLITEKAQPKILIECKASQIKLTEKTFEQTARYNSIIGAKEIILTNGLQHINAYYENGEYQFYKAE, encoded by the coding sequence ATGGAACTTCCCAAACTGAATTTTCAGGAAACTTTTGATTTTAAATTCAAGAAAGACAAAGATAAGTTTTTTATCTATGACTTGGTGCGCAAAACTTACCTTTTGCTGACGCCTGAAGAATGGGTGAGACAGCATTGGATCCACTATTATCTCACAGTAAAATCGTATTCTGTATCAGCATTAATTACAGAAAAAAAGATCGTTCTGAACGGCTTAACCAAAAGAATTGATCTCTTGATTACTGAAAAAGCCCAGCCAAAAATTTTGATTGAATGCAAAGCTTCACAGATCAAGCTGACAGAAAAGACTTTCGAGCAAACTGCACGTTACAACTCGATTATCGGGGCAAAAGAAATTATTTTAACAAACGGTTTACAACATATCAATGCCTATTACGAAAATGGAGAATATCAATTCTATAAAGCTGAATGA
- a CDS encoding GNAT family N-acetyltransferase, translating to MNFSIQPFLENEKYQLIPLQQGDFELLYHVASDPKIWEQHPNKDRYKREIFENFFQGAMESKGAFKIVEKSSGNVLGSTRFYDFEESKNSIFIGYTFYGTNSWGKDINPQIKKLMLDYIFQFVDQVYFHIGKENFRSQIAMERLGGQKIAEEEVAYFGEPTRTNFVYEIKKENH from the coding sequence ATGAATTTTTCTATTCAACCATTTTTAGAAAACGAAAAATATCAATTAATCCCCTTACAGCAAGGGGATTTTGAGTTGTTGTATCATGTAGCATCTGATCCCAAGATTTGGGAACAGCATCCTAATAAAGACCGGTATAAAAGAGAGATTTTTGAAAATTTCTTTCAGGGCGCAATGGAAAGCAAAGGCGCTTTTAAAATTGTTGAGAAATCTTCGGGAAATGTATTGGGCAGCACACGTTTTTATGACTTTGAAGAATCTAAAAACAGTATTTTTATCGGTTATACTTTTTACGGAACAAATTCATGGGGGAAAGACATCAATCCACAGATTAAAAAACTGATGCTGGATTATATTTTTCAGTTTGTTGATCAAGTTTACTTTCATATCGGGAAAGAAAATTTCCGCTCACAAATTGCTATGGAACGACTAGGCGGACAAAAGATTGCCGAAGAAGAGGTAGCTTATTTTGGAGAACCCACACGAACTAATTTTGTGTATGAAATCAAAAAAGAAAACCATTAA
- the holA gene encoding DNA polymerase III subunit delta: MKELDLILKNIKNKEVLPIYFFHGEEPYFIDVAVKALEHEFLEEDEKAFNQTVTYGKDTSYQEVLSLARQFPMMGDKQVIIVKEAQDLKFNDEESRALEAYAENPVLSTVLVFAHKHKKLDSRKKVTKSLDKLNALFLSESFKDHNLPKWIADECLRLKIKTAPNISHLLAEYLGNDLSRISNELGKLKIILKEDQILDGTIVENHIGISKEFNVFELQKALGTKNANAAFKIAHFMGKNPKNNPFVMLLSSLYNYFSNVIMYNTMLGQSPQVIASQMGVNPYFLKDYAEAARLFPLKHSTRVISILREFDMKGKGLGAVNMSEAELIKELVYKIINVDKIKMKV, from the coding sequence ATGAAAGAATTAGATTTAATCCTCAAAAATATTAAAAATAAAGAAGTTTTACCGATTTATTTTTTTCACGGAGAAGAACCTTACTTTATTGACGTTGCCGTAAAAGCCCTGGAGCATGAGTTTTTAGAGGAAGACGAAAAAGCTTTTAATCAAACCGTCACTTACGGAAAAGATACTTCCTATCAAGAGGTACTTTCTTTAGCAAGGCAGTTTCCGATGATGGGTGATAAGCAGGTAATTATCGTAAAAGAAGCGCAGGATTTAAAATTTAATGATGAAGAAAGTAGGGCGTTGGAAGCGTACGCAGAAAATCCTGTTCTGTCAACAGTTTTAGTTTTCGCACACAAGCATAAGAAGCTCGACAGCCGAAAAAAGGTAACTAAATCTCTGGATAAATTAAACGCACTTTTTTTAAGCGAATCTTTCAAAGATCACAATCTCCCGAAATGGATTGCTGACGAATGTCTGAGATTAAAAATAAAAACTGCCCCCAATATTTCTCATCTTCTCGCAGAATATCTTGGAAACGACCTTTCAAGAATTTCAAATGAGCTGGGAAAACTGAAAATTATCCTTAAAGAAGATCAGATCTTAGACGGAACCATCGTTGAAAACCACATCGGAATCAGCAAAGAGTTTAATGTTTTTGAACTTCAGAAAGCTTTAGGAACAAAAAATGCAAACGCGGCATTCAAAATCGCTCATTTTATGGGAAAAAATCCGAAAAATAATCCTTTTGTAATGTTGCTGTCAAGTCTTTACAATTATTTTTCGAATGTTATTATGTATAACACGATGTTGGGTCAGTCACCACAGGTTATTGCATCGCAGATGGGTGTTAATCCTTATTTTTTGAAAGATTATGCCGAAGCTGCAAGACTCTTTCCTTTGAAACATTCGACCAGAGTAATTTCCATCTTGAGAGAATTTGATATGAAAGGTAAAGGGTTGGGCGCAGTTAATATGAGTGAAGCGGAACTTATTAAGGAATTAGTTTATAAAATTATCAATGTTGATAAGATTAAGATGAAAGTCTGA
- a CDS encoding Crp/Fnr family transcriptional regulator yields MHPLLNYINRYTTTPISVEDFKVFQSYFIKKKLRKKQFLLEEGEICKYFAFIVRGAMRQYYTDEKGTEHIVNLFVENWWAGDRESFAMSTPSAYHIDAWEDCEVFLVTRESSIKLAQECPAFNELLLKLDERNNIATQRRITSSISSVAEKRYNDFVECHPYFVSRFPQHIIASYLGITKDTLSRVRKKLLRK; encoded by the coding sequence ATGCATCCACTATTGAACTATATCAATCGATACACTACTACCCCAATTTCTGTAGAAGATTTTAAAGTCTTTCAGAGTTACTTTATCAAGAAAAAGCTGCGAAAAAAACAATTCCTGTTAGAAGAGGGAGAAATCTGCAAATATTTTGCATTTATCGTAAGAGGTGCCATGAGACAATACTACACAGACGAAAAAGGTACTGAACATATTGTCAATCTTTTTGTTGAGAATTGGTGGGCAGGTGACCGTGAAAGTTTTGCAATGTCAACACCAAGCGCATATCACATTGATGCATGGGAAGATTGTGAAGTTTTTTTGGTCACGAGAGAAAGCAGCATAAAATTAGCTCAAGAATGTCCTGCTTTCAATGAACTTTTATTAAAACTTGATGAGAGAAATAATATCGCAACACAGAGAAGAATAACATCTTCGATCAGTTCTGTTGCAGAAAAACGTTATAATGATTTTGTTGAATGTCACCCCTATTTTGTTTCTCGATTCCCTCAGCATATTATCGCATCTTATTTAGGAATAACAAAAGATACACTAAGCAGAGTACGAAAAAAGTTACTTAGAAAGTAG
- a CDS encoding cupin domain-containing protein: MKKYKIQKSPFVVPTTDGKLIEEHWGNSTQNKNISIAHMVAPPNWSEPHQTPEFDEFTIVISGKKQFEIDDEIVVLEKGQSILIEKGARIRYSNPFSEPCEYIAICLPAFSMELVNREEEKI, translated from the coding sequence ATGAAAAAATATAAAATTCAGAAATCACCTTTTGTCGTTCCAACAACAGACGGCAAGTTGATAGAAGAACATTGGGGAAACTCAACCCAAAATAAAAACATTTCGATTGCACACATGGTTGCTCCGCCAAACTGGAGCGAGCCGCATCAAACTCCTGAATTTGATGAATTTACAATCGTTATTTCAGGGAAAAAACAATTTGAAATTGACGACGAAATTGTAGTTTTAGAAAAAGGACAGAGTATTCTAATTGAAAAAGGAGCAAGAATTCGTTACAGTAATCCGTTCTCAGAACCGTGTGAATATATTGCAATTTGTCTTCCTGCTTTTTCGATGGAATTGGTGAATAGAGAAGAAGAAAAAATTTAA
- a CDS encoding Na+/H+ antiporter, whose product MLENFEFYLFLVLLITMLIMLAKKIQVAYPVLLVLAGLLISFIPGVPLIKIEPELLFIIFLPPLLYEAAWSTSWKELWRWRRIIFSFAFVVVFFTALSVAVFANYFIPGFSLALGFLLGGIVSPPDAVSAGAILKFVKVPKSLASILEGESLLNDASSLIIFRFAMIAAATGQFVWQEAAGSFVWMCVGGVGIGVVIAYIFMKMHKILPTDSNIDILLTFIAPFSMYLVAEQLHASGVLAVVTGGLFLSYRSHDFLSSASRIRTVTVWESFCFLLNGIVFMLIGLDLPEIVSGLGETDLLTAIGYGVAVTAVLIIVRVFAGYAAVITTLIMRNFITVADAESPGWKTPMIIGWTGMRGVVSLAAALSIPLTLDDGTPFPQRNLILFITFIVILSTLLLQGLTLPVLIKRFPPIDKDFVKSEKEIDYEIRNSLAEVAIDKIRSDYFDKIGSFPALKEQLQKYENQLSSSEIILNFDEYRNIYIDILETQRSWLINKNREELLLDEEIIRKHLRLLDLQEERLNMKS is encoded by the coding sequence ATGCTTGAAAATTTTGAATTTTACCTGTTTTTGGTACTTCTCATCACCATGCTGATTATGCTTGCCAAAAAAATACAGGTCGCATATCCTGTATTGCTGGTTTTAGCTGGACTTCTTATCAGTTTTATCCCCGGTGTACCACTTATTAAAATAGAGCCAGAATTATTATTTATTATTTTTTTACCTCCGCTGCTTTATGAAGCTGCATGGTCTACGTCCTGGAAAGAACTTTGGCGATGGCGCCGGATTATTTTCAGTTTTGCATTTGTAGTCGTTTTTTTTACTGCATTATCAGTAGCTGTTTTCGCCAATTATTTTATTCCCGGGTTTTCTCTGGCCCTTGGGTTTTTATTAGGTGGAATCGTTTCTCCGCCGGATGCAGTCAGTGCGGGAGCAATTTTAAAATTTGTCAAAGTGCCGAAAAGCCTCGCCTCGATACTCGAAGGTGAAAGTCTGCTGAACGATGCTTCTTCCCTGATTATCTTTAGGTTTGCAATGATTGCCGCTGCAACGGGACAATTTGTTTGGCAAGAGGCAGCAGGAAGTTTTGTATGGATGTGTGTTGGTGGTGTCGGAATCGGAGTCGTCATTGCGTATATTTTTATGAAAATGCATAAAATTTTGCCGACTGATTCCAACATTGATATTCTGCTTACTTTCATTGCTCCATTTTCAATGTATTTGGTAGCGGAACAGCTCCATGCGTCAGGAGTTTTGGCGGTAGTAACCGGCGGATTGTTTCTTTCATATCGCAGTCATGATTTTTTAAGCAGTGCTTCAAGAATACGTACGGTAACAGTTTGGGAAAGTTTTTGTTTTTTGTTAAATGGGATTGTATTCATGTTGATCGGTTTAGATTTACCTGAAATTGTTTCCGGCTTAGGTGAAACTGATCTGCTTACTGCAATCGGATATGGCGTTGCCGTTACTGCTGTCCTGATTATTGTGAGAGTTTTTGCAGGATATGCTGCGGTGATTACCACTTTAATAATGCGAAATTTTATCACCGTTGCAGATGCAGAATCACCGGGTTGGAAAACGCCCATGATTATCGGATGGACTGGTATGAGAGGCGTAGTATCTTTGGCGGCAGCACTTTCCATTCCTTTGACTCTTGATGACGGAACGCCTTTTCCACAGAGAAATCTGATCCTTTTTATCACTTTTATTGTTATTCTTTCCACTCTGTTGTTACAGGGGCTTACTCTACCTGTTTTAATTAAAAGATTTCCTCCAATTGACAAGGACTTTGTAAAAAGTGAAAAAGAGATCGATTATGAAATTCGAAACAGTCTTGCTGAAGTAGCAATTGATAAAATAAGGAGCGATTATTTTGATAAGATAGGCAGCTTTCCGGCTTTGAAAGAGCAATTGCAGAAATATGAAAACCAGCTGAGCAGCTCTGAGATTATTCTAAATTTTGATGAATACAGGAATATTTATATTGATATTCTCGAAACTCAGAGAAGTTGGCTGATCAATAAAAACCGTGAAGAACTTCTTTTAGATGAAGAAATAATCAGAAAACATCTTCGGCTGCTAGATCTTCAGGAGGAAAGACTGAATATGAAAAGTTAG
- a CDS encoding hydrolase, with protein sequence MEKSPKIGLQGLLRPEDSIVVLIDHQPYQFTNLNSHEPTMIVNNATGLAKAAKIFNVPTILTTVIEERGGNIIKQLQDVYPDQKPINRTFINTWEDPKVTDIVKESGRKQLILAGLWTEICVAMPAIQALGEGYDVFVVTDASGSTTLEAHDMAVRRMVQVGIVPINWLAVIAEWQRDWARMETAGQLSEVIIEHGGASGVALAWELQLLNTPVSTN encoded by the coding sequence ATGGAAAAGTCTCCGAAAATCGGCCTTCAAGGTCTTTTGCGTCCTGAGGACAGCATTGTTGTACTGATTGATCATCAGCCTTATCAATTTACCAACCTCAACAGTCATGAGCCGACAATGATTGTAAATAATGCGACAGGGCTCGCCAAAGCAGCAAAAATTTTTAATGTTCCTACAATACTTACCACCGTTATTGAGGAACGGGGTGGAAACATTATCAAACAACTGCAGGATGTCTACCCTGATCAAAAACCTATTAACAGGACATTCATCAATACATGGGAAGACCCGAAGGTTACCGACATCGTAAAAGAAAGCGGTCGTAAGCAGCTGATTCTTGCTGGTTTATGGACAGAGATCTGTGTGGCGATGCCTGCAATTCAGGCATTAGGTGAAGGTTATGATGTTTTTGTGGTGACCGATGCGAGTGGTTCAACAACATTAGAAGCACATGATATGGCAGTACGCCGTATGGTTCAGGTAGGTATTGTACCAATCAATTGGCTTGCGGTGATCGCTGAGTGGCAGCGAGATTGGGCACGTATGGAAACAGCAGGTCAGCTGTCTGAAGTGATCATTGAACATGGTGGCGCAAGCGGTGTAGCACTTGCATGGGAACTGCAGCTTCTGAATACTCCTGTATCTACAAATTAA
- a CDS encoding HAD family hydrolase yields the protein MQIKNIIFDFGGVLMDWNPRYFFKDYFNDDERMEYFLENIAQDEWNIEQDRGRTLLEGTEIQVKKFPEWEKEIRAYYDNWEVMLKSDIPHHVEVLRKLGNTDYHLFGLTNWSEETFPYALDTYDFFNLFDGKIVVSGTEKLIKPDPAIWHVLLKRYNIIAEESVFIDDNLKNIEMAKNLGFYTIHIKPETDLKEELTKLGVEI from the coding sequence ATGCAGATAAAAAACATCATTTTCGATTTCGGAGGCGTTTTAATGGATTGGAACCCGAGATATTTCTTCAAAGACTACTTTAATGATGATGAAAGAATGGAATATTTTCTCGAAAATATAGCGCAGGACGAATGGAATATTGAACAAGACAGAGGAAGAACACTTTTAGAGGGTACAGAAATTCAGGTTAAAAAATTTCCGGAGTGGGAAAAAGAAATTAGAGCATATTATGACAATTGGGAAGTGATGCTGAAAAGTGACATCCCGCATCACGTGGAAGTTTTGAGAAAGCTTGGAAACACTGATTATCATTTGTTCGGACTGACTAACTGGTCTGAAGAAACATTTCCTTATGCATTAGATACTTATGATTTCTTCAATCTTTTTGATGGTAAAATTGTGGTTTCAGGAACAGAAAAACTCATCAAACCAGATCCTGCAATCTGGCATGTGCTGTTAAAAAGATATAATATTATTGCTGAAGAATCTGTTTTTATAGATGATAATTTGAAGAACATTGAAATGGCAAAAAATTTAGGTTTTTATACAATTCATATCAAGCCAGAAACCGATTTAAAGGAAGAATTGACTAAATTAGGAGTTGAAATTTAA
- a CDS encoding MoaF-related domain-containing protein, whose amino-acid sequence MTNKLIGNKYRMEMDGLKTELFFDSDESLVFTIIEGGSLTKNGYSEKVKTNIAEIRANVYMVAWKEISGATVTHIEDHENGIIYSNATLPDGSFYTMKGTINGIDEGLS is encoded by the coding sequence ATGACAAATAAATTAATAGGCAACAAATACAGAATGGAAATGGACGGTTTGAAAACAGAACTGTTTTTCGATTCCGATGAATCTTTAGTTTTTACCATTATTGAAGGAGGCTCATTAACTAAAAATGGTTACTCAGAAAAAGTAAAAACGAACATTGCAGAAATACGAGCCAATGTTTATATGGTTGCTTGGAAAGAAATTTCGGGCGCAACCGTTACACATATTGAAGATCATGAAAATGGAATTATTTATAGCAATGCCACCTTGCCTGACGGTAGTTTTTATACAATGAAAGGAACTATCAATGGGATCGACGAAGGATTATCCTAA
- a CDS encoding nuclear transport factor 2 family protein, translating into MKNQEIQMMEDNLQQVWNEKNSTTRLEAIKKIYGEEAKLYHVGHKVKGLDAINDSVTTTLQKLPPDFIFTQLKPVTINNNLGRLIWGAGPESQPHVATGMDIAHFKDGKIKSLYVFLD; encoded by the coding sequence ATGAAAAATCAAGAAATCCAAATGATGGAAGACAACCTTCAACAGGTTTGGAATGAAAAAAATTCCACCACAAGACTGGAAGCTATCAAAAAAATATACGGGGAAGAAGCTAAACTGTACCATGTAGGACATAAGGTAAAGGGATTAGATGCCATTAATGATAGTGTAACTACAACACTTCAAAAATTACCACCTGATTTTATTTTCACTCAACTTAAACCTGTTACCATAAATAATAATTTGGGCAGACTCATCTGGGGAGCCGGTCCTGAAAGCCAGCCGCATGTTGCTACAGGAATGGATATCGCCCATTTTAAAGATGGAAAAATTAAATCATTGTATGTTTTTCTTGATTAA
- a CDS encoding nuclear transport factor 2 family protein → MKNKEIVVKAMNELFHEKDSTALDRYWHESYVQHNPAMISGHQGLKDLLTILDPKFRWQPGIIVEEGNVVISHSVVNGWGTVPVIVVDIFRIEDGKIAEHWDVVQEEIPASKSANGNSMNSFNMIKNDK, encoded by the coding sequence TTGAAAAATAAAGAAATCGTAGTAAAAGCAATGAATGAATTGTTTCACGAAAAAGACAGTACTGCTTTAGACCGCTATTGGCATGAATCATATGTTCAGCACAATCCTGCAATGATTAGCGGGCACCAAGGTCTCAAAGATCTTTTAACCATCCTAGATCCAAAGTTTAGATGGCAACCGGGTATTATTGTCGAAGAAGGAAATGTTGTTATCAGTCACAGCGTAGTCAACGGTTGGGGTACAGTACCGGTAATTGTTGTGGATATCTTTCGGATCGAAGATGGTAAAATTGCCGAGCATTGGGATGTCGTTCAGGAAGAAATTCCTGCATCAAAATCTGCAAATGGAAATTCAATGAACTCTTTTAATATGATTAAAAATGACAAATAA
- a CDS encoding dienelactone hydrolase family protein, translating to MIRSILLSAFLLGSGTFFSQNLKSVSYQDGSQKLNGLVTSNAEKKLPGVLILPAWKGIDDEAKTAALDLEKQGYVAFIADIYGEGNVPKDNDSAGKTAGFYKKDYAAYQKRISLALEQLKKNGAIPEKIAVIGYCFGGTGALESARGNLPVVGVVSIHGSIGKDQSRPNEAISTKILVENPAEDKGVTPEDYNNLVKEMNEGKADWQIITYANSKHTFTDPKSPDYNPVMAKRAWNHTLMFLKEILK from the coding sequence ATGATACGATCAATTTTATTATCCGCTTTCTTACTGGGTTCCGGAACCTTTTTCAGCCAAAATTTAAAATCAGTTTCTTATCAGGACGGTTCGCAAAAACTGAACGGTTTGGTAACGTCAAACGCAGAAAAAAAACTTCCCGGAGTTTTGATTCTTCCCGCCTGGAAAGGAATTGACGATGAGGCAAAAACTGCAGCCTTAGATTTGGAAAAACAGGGATATGTTGCATTTATCGCTGATATTTATGGTGAAGGAAATGTACCGAAAGACAATGATTCGGCAGGAAAAACAGCAGGGTTTTACAAGAAAGATTATGCTGCTTATCAAAAAAGAATTTCTCTGGCTTTGGAACAGCTGAAGAAAAACGGCGCTATTCCTGAGAAAATTGCTGTGATCGGATATTGTTTTGGAGGAACCGGAGCTTTAGAATCTGCAAGAGGGAATTTACCCGTTGTAGGTGTAGTTTCTATTCATGGAAGCATCGGAAAAGATCAATCCAGACCGAATGAAGCGATTTCAACGAAAATTTTAGTGGAAAATCCCGCAGAAGATAAAGGAGTAACTCCTGAAGATTACAATAATCTTGTAAAAGAGATGAATGAGGGAAAAGCTGACTGGCAAATCATCACCTACGCCAATTCAAAACACACTTTTACTGACCCGAAATCTCCTGATTACAATCCCGTAATGGCAAAAAGAGCGTGGAATCACACATTGATGTTTTTAAAAGAAATTTTGAAATAA
- a CDS encoding DUF2911 domain-containing protein yields MKKLLFTLCISASSLSFAQDYSVPAASPRQKVEQQFSMSKISIDYGRPGVKGRKIFGELVPYGQVWRAGANSSTKVTFGQSVNFGGKLVPAGTYGLFIVPTEKEWKVILNKDFQQWGAYTYDPKQDVVDVTVPVNKLADKQEWFEITLNPTDENSGNLVIKWDMAQAEVPLKPAKPEAVTKIAEKLKEIKKIESDAAKAKS; encoded by the coding sequence GTGAAAAAGTTATTATTTACACTTTGCATATCAGCATCATCTTTAAGCTTTGCGCAAGACTATTCTGTACCGGCGGCGAGCCCGCGCCAAAAAGTTGAGCAGCAGTTTTCTATGTCTAAAATTAGCATCGATTACGGAAGACCGGGCGTGAAAGGACGCAAGATTTTCGGAGAACTTGTTCCTTATGGACAAGTTTGGAGAGCAGGGGCCAACTCATCAACAAAAGTGACGTTTGGGCAGTCTGTGAATTTCGGTGGGAAATTAGTTCCTGCAGGAACTTACGGCTTATTTATCGTACCTACGGAAAAAGAGTGGAAAGTAATTTTAAATAAAGATTTTCAACAATGGGGCGCTTATACGTATGATCCAAAACAGGATGTTGTAGATGTTACCGTTCCGGTGAATAAACTGGCAGACAAGCAAGAATGGTTTGAGATCACCTTAAATCCAACTGATGAAAACTCAGGAAATCTTGTCATCAAATGGGACATGGCTCAGGCAGAAGTTCCGTTAAAACCTGCAAAACCTGAAGCCGTTACCAAAATCGCCGAAAAATTAAAGGAAATCAAAAAAATAGAATCTGACGCTGCAAAAGCAAAAAGCTAA
- the trxB gene encoding thioredoxin-disulfide reductase: protein MEENILDCVIVGSGPSGFTAAIYAARADLKPQLYTGLEPGGQLTTTTEVDNFPGYPEGITGPEMMMDLQKQAERFDTKVHYEMITKVEFSKEVGGIHKLYAGNKELFAKTVIISTGATAKYLGLDDEKKYNGGGVSACATCDGFFYRGKDVVVVGAGDTAAEEATYLAKLVNKVTMLVRKDQFRASKAMIHRVSNTPNIEVKFHHELIGIEGENNLVERAVVINNQTQEKSIVDVHGIFIAIGHKPNTDIFVGQINLDENGYIATEKGSTKTNLPGVFAAGDVQDHIYRQAITAAGSGCMAAMDAEKYLAELH from the coding sequence ATGGAAGAAAATATTTTAGATTGTGTGATCGTAGGATCTGGACCTTCCGGTTTTACAGCAGCAATTTATGCAGCAAGAGCAGACCTTAAACCTCAACTATATACTGGTTTAGAGCCTGGAGGGCAGTTGACTACAACCACTGAAGTTGATAATTTCCCTGGTTATCCTGAAGGAATTACAGGTCCTGAAATGATGATGGATCTGCAGAAGCAGGCAGAAAGATTTGATACAAAAGTGCATTATGAAATGATTACCAAAGTCGAATTTTCAAAGGAAGTTGGTGGTATTCATAAATTATATGCAGGTAATAAAGAGCTTTTTGCTAAAACCGTAATTATTTCTACCGGTGCTACGGCAAAATATTTAGGCTTAGATGACGAAAAAAAATATAACGGAGGGGGTGTTTCGGCATGTGCAACCTGTGATGGCTTTTTTTATCGAGGTAAAGATGTTGTTGTAGTAGGAGCTGGTGATACTGCCGCTGAAGAAGCGACTTACCTGGCAAAATTGGTGAATAAAGTAACAATGCTGGTAAGAAAAGATCAATTCAGGGCTTCAAAAGCAATGATTCACCGCGTTTCAAATACTCCGAATATTGAAGTGAAATTTCATCATGAATTGATTGGCATAGAAGGTGAAAATAATCTGGTTGAAAGAGCGGTTGTAATCAATAATCAGACTCAGGAGAAATCAATAGTTGATGTTCACGGTATCTTTATCGCTATCGGTCACAAACCGAATACTGATATTTTTGTAGGCCAGATCAATCTGGATGAAAACGGATATATCGCCACTGAAAAAGGATCTACGAAAACTAATTTGCCCGGAGTTTTTGCTGCAGGAGATGTTCAGGATCATATTTACAGACAAGCGATCACGGCAGCAGGAAGCGGCTGTATGGCAGCCATGGATGCTGAAAAATATTTAGCTGAATTACATTAA
- the crcB gene encoding fluoride efflux transporter CrcB, whose product MKNVLLVFLGGGAGSILRYLISDYTQKLWKINAFPMGTFVVNILGCCIIGFLTSYFLKADNYLKYLLITGFCGGFTTFSTFSAESFSLWQNQNYTALFLYIILSVVLGFGAVILGMKIHTSWL is encoded by the coding sequence ATGAAAAATGTTTTACTTGTTTTTTTGGGTGGTGGAGCTGGAAGCATACTGCGTTATCTTATTTCAGATTACACACAAAAACTCTGGAAAATCAACGCATTTCCGATGGGAACTTTTGTGGTGAATATACTGGGATGTTGTATCATCGGTTTTCTTACATCATACTTTCTGAAAGCGGATAATTATTTAAAATATCTTCTGATTACAGGATTTTGCGGAGGTTTTACAACATTTTCTACTTTTTCTGCTGAAAGCTTTTCGTTATGGCAGAATCAAAATTATACCGCACTGTTTTTATATATAATTCTGAGCGTGGTGCTCGGTTTTGGAGCTGTAATTTTAGGAATGAAAATTCATACTTCATGGTTGTGA